GGCGGTTTCATCGACACAGAAATCAGGCCCGCGAAGCCCAAGCCCCAGCGTGAGCAGATCGTCGTTACTGATGCGCTCGTCGTACAGTTCGCGGATGTCCTGTTCGGGGAGGGTGACGTCGCTTTCGTACCACCACTTCGCCGAGTCGTCACCCGCCGGGCCGTAGGTGTACACCGCGCGCAGCCCGGTATCCTGCAGTGCGTCGACGGCCCGTTCGGCGTGCTCGAGCGTGTTGGGATACGACCAATCCAGAGCCGTGGTCGTCCCCGTATAGAGTTTCTCGAAGGCGCCGAAGAGCCCGCCGAGGTACATGTCTTCGGGCTGGTAGAGTCCGGTGATGTTGCCGAGCATGTGCTCGAAGTACTCGCCCATGAGCGACCAGTCTCCGGCGATCCCTCGGACCTGCGTCTGTGCGAGGTGGATGTGTGAGTCGACAAATCCTGGCAAGACGATCTGGCCCTCCGCATCGATTTCCTCAGCATCCGAGGCCGAGAGTCCGTGCCCGATATCGACGATTTCACCGTCTTCGATCAGAATGTCGCCGCCATCCAGTTGGCCAATATCCGGATCGAGCGAGACGACCGTTCCGTTACGTATGATTGTTCGTGTCATACACAGTCGTACAGTCTGACTACGAGGATAAAAATTTACCGTTTGGTAAACTGCTGGCTTATCTCGTGCAATCGAATTATATAGCGCTAGAACGGACTGTGGGTATGACCGACTCCGATGACCGAGCCGCCTCGCAGGACACACGCGAGGCGATCATGGAGGCCACGTTCCGTGCGTTGCGCACGCACGGCTATGCAGACCTTCGCATGCGCGACATCGGCGCAGAGATGGACCGCACCCGGCAGGTCATCCACTACCACTTCGACGGCAAGTACGACCTCATGTCCTCGTTTCTCGAGTATATCATCGAACAGTACGAAGGCAGCGTCGAACTGGACGCAGATGCGGATCCCAGGACGGAACTCGACGCCCGAATCGATCAGTGCCTGTTCGGTCCCGAGTTCACCGAGTTCACCCACTGGGACCGGATGAAGGTGTACCACGAACTCTATACGCATGCACAGAACGACGGCCAACACAGAGAGATTTTCGATGCCCACTACGACCGAATCCGCGCCAGTATCGTTGAGGTCGTCGAGGACGGCATCGAACAGGGCGTCTTCCGTGACGTTGATGCCGAACGAATGGGCCAACTCATTACGGACGTCATCCACGCTGCACGCGGCCGACGCATTTCCCTTGGCCACGAAGACGCCCCCGCCGAGGCGCGAACCGCCATCGATGAGTTCATTCTCGAGTCGCTCTATGCCGAACCCGGTGGTTAGTAGCCACTGATACGGTCTGTTGTAACGATTTGAATAGCAAGCGAGCGAAATAGCTTATTCGTCGCTGGACGCCTCGGACAGAAGGATAATCGCGCCGCCAATGAGTGCCAGATTCTTACAGAAGTTAATCTTGTTCGCGTTGCGCTCTTTGCCCTCCATATTCCAAAAGTCATGAATTTTCGGCGTCGTGCCGAGGAAAAACACGATGAGCCCGATGGCAGATGCTCGAGGATACTTCCACAATAGTATCCCGATGTTCGCGACGAGCAACAGCGCGGTGGCCGCTGGAACCATGATCTCGGGCAGGGGAACGCCCTTCGACTCGGCGACCTCAACGCGCTTGTCGTTGCTTTTGAATCCGTCGACCGCCATATACGCTAACACGCCGCTGTAGAGTGCTCGTCCGAGCAGCGACGGTGGCTCACTGGTTGGGGGCTCGGCAGTCATCGATGCTCACACGCGCTGTGGCGTTTCTGAGTGTGCTGTGGTGCCATCGTACGTCATACACTCATGCTGAGTGCATATATGTGTACCGGGGACTCGACTCCCGTCGGCACGTTTCGTCATGAAACTCACTGCAGCCTCGAGCGAACTCGCCGACCGCACTAGACAACTGCGAGCCGACTGACGTTTGCGTCGATGCGCCCGACGGTTTCGTACTCGCCGTCGCGTCGTCGCATGAGTCGGCCCGTCACGTCGTCGCGCTGGTCTGGCACGTCGAATAAGCCGGAGCCACAGAGGACGTCGCCGTCGTGGACGGCCCACGTCTCGATCACTTCGTGTGGTTCTCCGGGATAGGAGACTCGCTCGAAGTCCCGACCGAAGTTCGTGGATTCGAACAGCGCGGTCTCGTGTTCGTCGTTGACCCACGCAGGCGGTGCCTCCTCGCCACCACAGAAAAAGACCGTCCCGTCGTGGACAAACACGCGGCGGATGTACGAGAAGTCATTCCCCGTATCGATTCGGGTCCAGGAGTCACCCGCGTCGGTCGTCCGGTACAGCCCGCCCTCGCCGACGGCGTGTCCAAGGCCGAGATTCTCGAGGTTGTGATCGAGATAGCCCGTTGTGGCCAGCCAGACGTCAGCCGAGATGGGGAGGATCTGGTGAATGTCGTCGATGATCGTGTCGCGGCGGTCCAGCCACGTCTGTCCGCCGTCGTTGCTGAGGTGAATCCCACCCGCTTCGACACCCGCGATAAGCCGATCCGGGCGACCCGGCACGGCCTCGAGTGCGCGCAGTCGGGCGTAGTGGGGATCGATTGGCGATTCCCAGTGCCCTCTCGAGGGTAGTTCTCTGAATCCCTTGAGTTCGCTCCATGTCTCGCCGTCGTCGACCGAGCGGTAGATGTAGGGATCGTTCGTCCCCGCATACAGCGCGCCGTCCGCCGTCGCGAGAATCGACCAGACCTCGCTCTCGCCGGCGTGCCAGAACCGATCTCCGAGTGGCACCTCGAGGTCGTCCCAACTCTTGCCCCCGTCTCTCGAGCGGTAGGCCCCACTCGAGGAGGCGACAAACACGCCCTCGGTGTGATCGAACGTCCGCGCTGCCGTGACGACGCCACAGTCGAGAACCTGCTCGGGGTCGTCGTCCTCGAAGGGGACGTCTTCGACGCGGTACAGGCCGTCATCTGTGCCAATGAGCACTGCCATAGCTGGTATGTAATCACGACCTGCAATAAACGTTCGTGATGGATACCTCGCGGCAGCGACCTCTCTGGCGATGTATAGCCGTATGTCAGCGTGAATTCAGAGGAAGTACAGTAAAACGCTAAGTGTGTGTCGCTCAAATATCGTGATCGACGACGACATCCCGTACACCACATCACCATGGACTCGAGCTATCCGACGAAACGGCCGACCGATGCAACGTACGTCGACGACGACTTCGAACCGCCGACGGAACTCCTCAATCTTCCCTGGATCGACATTCACAACCACGCACACACGCTTTCGTGGGAGGACCGCGAGCGATACGCCCTCTCGGGCTGTGAGGGCATGGTCATGGTCTCGTCGGGCTATCACTGGACGCCGTACAAACCAGTCCGCGCGGACGACGTGCGGTTCCTGTGGGACGATGCGATCAATCGACGGGCGGCAATCGAACGCAACCACTTCTTCGAGGCAAACCTCGGTCTCGGCGTTCACACGGGCGTCCGCATCGAAAACCCCGACGAGTTACTCGAGGCGATGGCCGACTACTGCGCCCTCGAGGAAGTCGTCGCAATCGGCGAGACGGGTGTCACCCCATCCCAGCACGTCGAACGATGGGGACTCGACGAGCAGCGAGCAATCGTCGAAACGCAGATGGAACTTGCGGACGCACACGATTTGCCCGTTCTCCTCCACACGCCGAATCTATCAGCCGATACGAAACGATCCTACCGACCGGAGGTCCACACGCCAGGCTACGAGAAAAACAGCGGTCTCGGTCAGAAACCAGTGATCGAGGGCGACAATCCTGAACTCGAGGCGGTGAAAATCGACGTCGAGGCCGCGCGCGATGCCGGACTGGACGAGGAGCAGGTCGTTGCTTCGCACGCGGATCCGAACAACACCGCGTATCTGATGGAGGAAACCGACTGCTATCTCAGCTTTACCATCGGGCACTCGTGGCTGGTCGGCGTCACCGCCGCAGACGTCGCCGACGCAATCGACGAGTACGGCCCGGAGCGCATTATGATCGATACCGACTGTGCGAACGTCCTTCGAACGGACCCATTCGCGCTCAAACGAGCGATCTTCGAACTGTACCGCTACGGCATCGATCCCGTGGACATTCGACAGGTCGTCGTCGAGAATCCACGAGACGTGTTCGACTTCAGTGCGTAAGCGGCGATTCGACTTTCGCCCTTACTCGAACGCACAGTCGTTCGTCAGTTCACCCAGTTCTTCGACGCCAATCGTCACGCTGTCGCCATCCTCGAGTAAGACCGGTGGTTCGCGGTAGACACCGACGCCCGGTGGCGTTCCCGTAAAGAGGAGGTCACCCGGCTCGAGCGTGAACGCCTGGCTACAGAACGAGACCAGTTCGTCGATGCCGAAGATGAAGTTCGCCGTCGTCGACTCCTGGAGTCGCTCGCCGTTGACGTCGGCCCAGATCTCGAGGTCGTGTGGGTCCTCAACCTCGTCGGCCGTGACGAGTTCCGGACCAATCGGTGCGAATCCGTCGAGGCTCTTGCCGCGGACCCACTGCCCGTCGCCGTGTTGCAGGTCTCGAGCGGAGACGTCATTGCCGACGAGATAGCCCGCGACGTGGTCGAACGCGTCTTCTGGTTCGACTCGTCGCGCTTCCTCGCCAATCACGACGACCAGTTCGGCCTCGTAATCGACCTTTTCAGTGAGGTCGGGGTCCCACGAGATCGTGCCGTCGGGATCGTTCACCGTCGTCGGGAACTTCGAGAAGAGGACGGGTTCGTCGGGAATCGGATTGTCACCCTCCTCGGCGTGATCTCGGTAGTTGAGTCCGACACAGACGACTTTGCCGGGATCGTCGACTGGCGCGTGTCGGGTGACGTCGTCGGCGTCGTAGACGCCGGTGCCGGTCTCCTGGGCGTACTCGAGGGCCAGTTCGGCCTTGCGCTGCCACTGCCACGTCGCGAGGAACTCGCTGCTCGAGCGTGGAATCTCGAGGCCGGCCTCGCTGCCGGCTTCCGAGAGGTTGATGATGGTGTCGTCGTCGGTTGGGACGCCACACCAGGACTGTTCCGCCGTCGTCGTGCTGTATTGGCCAAGTCGCATTGTGTGTGTTGTCGGGTGATCGCTGTTGCGTTCGGTTGTGCGTCACTGTACTGTTTCCCTATGGAGACAAAAGTGTACTCACTCGACCGGCCGCAGTCGGGGCACATCTTTGAGTTCTCCGTCCCGGAGTCGGTAGGAGCCTGCAAAGGTGACCGTCTCCCCGACTGATACCGGGTCGTTGGTGACCTGTGCGATCACCTGCACGCCGTCGTCGAAGCGGACGAGTGCGATCCGATTCGGGCTGCGAACGTCGTCCGGCGATATGGATGCCCGTTTTGGGCGGCTACGAGTCGTCCTCATCACTCGAGCCGAAGGCGCCGGCGTCCTCGAGTTCGTCGAGTTCCGCCTCCGAATAGCCGCGCTCGCGGAACACCTCTCGATTGTGCTCGCCGAGCAGCGGCGGCGCCGACTCGAACCCACTCTCTGCGCCGTCGAACTTCAGCGGATGTTCGATCACCGGAATCGTGCCGAGTTCGGGATGTTCGATTTCGGTGACGGCCTCCCGCGACTCGATCTGGGGGTTCGTCAGCGCCTCTTCGACGCTGTAGACCGGCCCCGCGGGGACGCCACCTTCCTCGGCGATGATCTCGATCCACTCGTCAGTCGTCTTGTCTTCGAGCGTGGCTTCGATTTCAGCCTCGAGTTCCTCGAGGTGGTCGACGCGGTCGGCGTTCGTCTCAAAGCGCTCATCGGCCGGCAGATCCGGTCGCTCGAGCACCTCACAGAGCTCCATCCAGAGCTTTTCGTTCAGGATGCAGATGTTGATGTAGCTGTCTTTGGTCTCGAACGTCTGGTAGGGTGCGAGCACGGGATCTTTTGTCCCCATTCGCTTTGGTTCCCTGTCGGCGAAGACCTGTCCGGCCTGTTTGGTCAACCAGGGAAGCGTTGACTCGAGCATGCCGAGGTCGATGTACTCGCCCTCGCCGGTCTGTTCGCGCCGGTACAGCGCCGTCATCGCACCGAAGCCGGCCCACATGGACGTGATGAGGTCAGTTACGGGGAGGCCAACTTTGACCGGCTGCCGATCCGCCTCGCCCGTGACGCTCATGATACCGCTCATGCCCTGAATAAGCAGGTCGTAGCCGGAGCGTTCGCTCCAGGGGCCGGTCTGTCCAAATGCCGAGATGGCGAGATAGATGATGTCGTCGTTGTGGTCGGCAATCGTGTCGTAGCCGACACCCAGTCGCTCGGCCGTTCCCGGCCGGAAGTTCTGGATGAAGACATCTGCATCCGATGCGAGGTCGTACAGCGCTTCTTTTGCCTGCGGATTTTTCAGGTCGAGTTCGATGCTTTGCTTGCCGTAGTTGACCGTCCAGTAGTACGGCGATTCGCCGTCGATAAACGGCGGGCCGGAGTGACGAATCGCATCGCCATATCCTGGTTGCTCGATTTTGATGACCTCTGCACCCTGATTCGCGAGCATCGCGGAGCAGAACCCGCCAGTTACGAACGTCGAGAGGTCGAGCACCGTTACGCCGTCGAGTATTTTCTTGTTGTCTGTCATATGAGTGGATCTCGAGTGATGTCGTTTCGCGCCCGTGGATCGAAGCGATGACCGTCGTGCGGGAGTCGGCTGCGGTCGTCTTGCCCATCTCGGTAGTCGAGTGCCGGCAGAGCCATTGCGACCGCAACACCGGACTGCGTTCTCGTCGACGGTCTTATTGCCCAGTCCATCTTCTGAACTGGCTCGTATACGATACTACGCTCGTCACAATGTAAACCTATCGCCGACTTGAGCCATGAACGCCGACAACACTCGCGGAAACAATCTGCGATAGTAACAACTGCAACGAGTGACACACTGATCGCCGATCCGTCTGGCGATCAGGTGTGCAGTGACGTGCAGTGGCTACTATATGTGACTTACTTATGGATCCCGTATTTTGGAATAGCCCCTTTTATCGTTTCTACAGGCCTTTGACCGTATCTCTGAGCTAATTACAGACTACTCATGTCGAATTATCCCTCATAATACGGGAGCAAGGTATTACAAACATACGAGTGTAATAATCATCTCTTATGGCGAGTATTCCGTTTCTGAGCCTGTTCGTGCCGGGGTTTTCCATCCCATAATACGGGACTAGTGATTTACAATAGCATATGGGTAAAGTGAGCCATCACTCTTGAGTCGAATTTCTCGATTTTGGTGTTCATGCAGCAACTGGACCTGACAGTTCTGGTGACTGTGATTGGCTACTCGAGCGTTCGATTCTGTCATTCGAATTGAGTAATAGCGAATTACTGGTGTTGCATCGTTCACCGTGCATTGAGACGCTGCCTTTCTGTAATCCGTTCTTGGACCACGGTAACATAGAATTTCGCTGGATGGGAGTCTCTCGAGACACTCCTCTCATGACTATCGAAACTGAGAGGGTCGACAAATAGGGAAAGCGCAGTAGTAGTGAGGGTCACTGGTTGGTATAGTAACAACTGCAACTAGTTACACACTGATCGCACAGCTGTCGTGCGATCAGGTGTGTATTGACTGACAGTGGCTACTATAGTGTGTTTGTGGCTGCCCAGTCGGTGTCCGCCCGCTACGTCCGACAGACTAAGCCAGCGCGACCACCGCTGATCGCAATCCGAATATACGGGATTTATTGTCTCTGAGTGCTATGTCCATCCATGGCAAATCAGATCGGATCGACGGTCAAAACGACGGAGACGTCGTTCGAGATCGTTCGAACCATCCGTGATCGTGGTGGCGCGACAATCGAGGACCTCTCGAGGCAGCTCGGACTCTCTGAAAGCACAGTTCATCGCCATCTCGTCACCCTTCGCAACCACAACTACGTCGTACAGGAGGGTGATCAGTACCAGATTGGCCTCGGTTTTCTCACGATGGGTGGCTATGCCCAGCGACAGGTGACAGCCTATCCAAAAATTAAGGAGAAAGTCGACGAGTTGGCGGCCGAAACCGGGGAGCGCGCCCAGTTCATCGTCGAAGAACACGGCCAGCGTGTCTATCTCTACACTGACGTTGGCGAAAGTGCAGTCCAGACTGGTGCCCACGTCGGCAAACGAGGTGCAATTCACACCAGCGCGGCGGGCAAGGCAATCCTCGCGAATCTGCCGGACGACCGCATTGATACCATCATCGCTGAACACGGTCTCTCGGAAGGTACCACCGACAGTATCTCAAGCAGAGCCGATCTCTATGACGAGTTAGAAACAATCCGAGAGCAGGGATACGCGTTCAACCAACAGGAGACCACGGAAGGTGTCAACGCTGTCGGTGCCGCAGTCCTCGATTCTGACGGCACAGTCATCGGCTCGCTGAGTGTCTCCGGGCCAGCAAATCGAATCAAAGACGACTGGCTCACCGAGGAACTCCTCGAGCAGGTACTCGGTGCGGTGAACGAACTGGAACTCGATATCAAACACGCCGTCTAATCACTCGGGGACGCTTTTTCGCCCTGTCAGTTGGTCAGGATCGAGGCGAAAGTCGTGAAACTCGATTTCGTCTCGCGGCCGGTCGAAGATGTCGACCGTCGGAATACTAACTGCCCACATCCCCTGAACAGCTACTGACTCGGGATGTGCAGTGGCTAACTCCTCGAGCGTCCCCGTCGCGATGACACTTCGCCAGCCGTCGGCGGTTTCACTGTAGGTAACGAACGAAACCGGATTCTCGAGGAGATCCTCTTTGGACGAGCCTGGTGGAAACGAGAGCCGAAAGTAGAAGCACTCATCTGCGTTGTAATAGCCATACGAGACTGGCAGTGATGCGGGTGGCTCGTCGCTGGTCGTCGCGAACGAGAGGACACCCGTCCCACCCGTTCCCAGGAATTCGGTCCGTTCATTCCCAGCGAGCGTCGTCCATCGGAGTCCGTTCATGGGTATCCGTACAACTGCGACGACGAAAAATCCCCCTTGTGAGTTGTGGGGCTATGGCTCGGTAGAACGGTCGGCCGTTAATGACGACTGTATATGTATAAAATAATGGTGGTTAAGATTCAGAGGTTGTTTCCAATTCAATAATACGATGTGAAGTATCACCGATTCAGGCGAGGGTCCGTCCGGTCTCGAGCGACGCTGAATTCTGGTACTGACTGTCAGTGATCGAGGGTGTTTCTTCGGCGGCTAGGTCGCTCTCTTCGGCGACAACGTATTGGACTTCGACGATAACTGGGTCGTCGGTCGTCGTCGCGAGGGCAGTCTGAATCCGATCAGCAAGTCCCGGATTCTCACCCGGACTCGTTCCGGAGACAGTGACGACGACCCGGTCAATCGAGCGCAGCGGATAGTCGTCATCGAGAGTCACCTCGACCGACTCACGCTCGAGGTCCGCGTAGGCGGGTTCAGTGAGGGCTTCGTCGACCGCGTCATTCGCCGTCGAGGTGAGTTGCGTCGCCTGGAATTCGACAAGAGTGACGCCGGCAAGGGGAGCCGCCAGCAACAGCAGCGCAACGCCGAAGAGGACTCCGTACGTGTACGTCGGCTTTCGGGTTGGGGGCACGTCGAACAGCCCCTGTGGACGGTAGCCGGCGACCCACAGCGTGACCAGCGCAGCGAAGTTGATCGAGAGCACGTTGACGACGACGAGCACGAGCGCGCCGAGCGCCGCACCGTACATTCCCCAGGCGGTCGTGATGCCGACGGCCGCCGCAGGCGGGATCAACGCCGCCGCGATCATCACGCCGACGATAGCCTCCGAAAAACCGCGGGTGAGGCTGAGGATGCCCGCGACTCCGGCCCCGAGTGCGACGGCAATCGACAGCAGGTTTGGCGAGACGCGCTCCTCGAGTTCGGCGACAACGACGATGTCGACACCCCCAGGTTCGAACCCGCCCAAGCGGGCGAGGGTCGCAAGACCAATCGAGGCGACGATCACGACGACGATACCGATGGTCTGGTATCGGAACCCCGTCGTCCGTAACTCGTTGTCGCCGGTGACGATCCCGACGCTGGCGGCGAGTGCCGGTCCCAGAAGCGGTGCGATCACCATCGAACCAACGACGACCGCTGGCGAATCCGAGAGCAACCCTGCGGTCGCGACGACCGCGCTGATGAGCAACATGACGAGGTAGATCGTCATTGACGGCGTGAATTCGTCGGCTTTCGTCCGCAACACCTGTCTCGAGGTCCGCTCGCCGCGGGTCCCGCCGTGGCTGTACTCGTCAAGCAACTCGTCGAATTGTTTCGAGACGACCGTCTGGGCGTCGATGACGACGACTCTCGCGTCCTCGAGTCCGGCGTCGGCCAACCGGTCCAGCACGGGCTCGACGGCACGGGTCGGCAGCGGCAGGCGAACGACGGCCGCGTCGGTTGTTCTGCTGCCGGTTGCCTCGTCGGTGACGACGTACTCGATTCCCTCGTCGTCAAGTACATTGAGAACTGTTTCCCGCCGGGCCGTCGGCACGGTGATCTCGAGGTATCGCATCGCCTGATCCGATCACAGGGAGCGGGATAGTTCTATAGTCCCAACTGCAACGAGTGACACACTGATCGCACAGCCGACTCACGGGCACATCGTGCCCGTTCGCTTGTCCGCGGTTCTCGTTCGCTTCGCTTACTCCGAACCGCGCTCCTGTCGTGCGATCAGGTGCGCAGTGACGTGCAGTGGCTACTATAGGGCCGGGCGTTCAGCCGCTCGATCACCGAACGACCGTCATCGGCACCGGCACCGGCACCGGTACGCGCCGCAGACCTGCTTGGCGATGCTCTCGAGCAATAGGCGCGACGAACCACGGAGATCAGCCGCCCGACGTTCGTCTGGGAGGTCGACGCGACCGCTGGCACGACACGCTCAACGTGGTCGTCCTCGAAAACGAGGAGGGTACAGTATCCCGGACACAGGCAGTCATCTACTCCTCTAGGAGCCAGCCGAAACGTTTGTCCCAGAACTCCTCACCCGGTGGTTTCTTCGTTCGACCGTGAGTTTTCGCGTCGCGGATCTGGCGCTCGAGCACGTCTCGCGCCTCGTTGATCGCGTGCGTGGCGCCGTAGCCTTCTCCGGATGCGATGAACAGTCCACTGTCGGTGTAGAGTCGAACGCGAGCGAGCAGGAGCGACCGGCCGCGTCGCGTTTCGTCGTGTTCCTGCAGGTGGATCTTCGCGTCGAGGACGTTCATCCCGTGGTCCCGGTCGTCGAACTTCTCGACCATCGCGACGATATCGTCGTAGGAGAGATCGTCGATCAGGCTGGCACCGTAGAGTTGCACGCCGCGGTTGCCGCCGGCTTCCCAGGTGAGCGAGTCGAGGACATCAGTCTTCGTCACGATGCCATCGGGAGAGCCGCCGTCGGTCACAATCAGCGACGAGGCGCCAATCTCGAACATCTCCTCGACAGCCGTCTCGAGCGTCGCAGTTGGTTCGATGGTCCGAACCGGCGACGCCATGACGTCCCTGATCGGCAAATCGAGCATGTGCTCGAGTTCGCCCTCCCGTGCGCCGAAGCCGCCGCGGCGTGCACGGGCCGTACTCGAGGAAATCTCGCCGCCGAAGGGGTCCACGCCGCCGGCGTCGCCACCTTGGCTCTGGACCTCTGCCCGGACTGTTAGGTTGGTGACGTCGTAGAGACTCAGGATACCGACCGCTGATCCATCTTCGACGACGGGCAGGTGGGTAATGCGGTGTTCCCGGAACGTGTGCAGCGCCTCGCCGAGTCGTGACTCCGGTGTGAGCGAGACCGGGTCTGTCGAGGCGGCTTCGGCAACCGTCGCCGCATCGAGATTCGGTTTCACTGCCTCGAGAATGCCGTCAACAGTGACGACGCCGCGCAACTCGTCGTTCTCGAAGACGGGGAGCAGCTGGGAGTCGCTGTCAATCATTAGCTGCGCGACTTTGCGGACGTCTTCGTCGGCTGTCAGCCGGGGGACGTGCCAGACCAGCGAGCCGAGTTTTTCGTTCGGCTGGCGATGTGACGTGGCCAGTTGTCTGCGGGTGATGACACCCTCGAATTCGTCGCCGTGAACGATGACGCCTCTGACGTCAGCGTCCGCGAACGTGCCGACGAGTTTCGAGACGGTGGTATCCGGGGCAAACTCGACGTAGTCTTCTGAAATGATGGCTTCGATATCCATGATGATCGTTCGTAGAGCAGTCGTTCGGGCGGTACAGCCACAGACGGTCGGTCGTATTCGATAGTTCGGTGGACAGTACCAAATACTCGGTGGTCGTTCCCAATCTCGGGTATGATTGGTGTCTAACAGTTTCAATTGTTACGCCATAGTAGTATGAGTATACAGACCCCCGATTTCTGTGATGGTCGCCGGTACATGACATGGCTATTTAGGTTCGTTCATGATACGGCAGGGCATGGGTTCACAGCGCGGTGTAGCAGGCTACCTGCCATACCTAGCAGCACTCGCGCTTGCGATTCACGGACTCATTCACTTCCTTGGGATTGGGGTATACTTCGAAGCGGTCCAGATGGCTGATCTTCCCTATAAGACGACACTGCTCGACGGTGCCATCGACGTGGGTGACGTGGGAATCCGGATCTTTGCCGTACTGACCGCCGTAGCGGGTGTCGGGTTCATCGTATCGGCTGTTGCGTTAGTGACCAACTGGCGATACTGGCGACAATTGTTGCTCGCAGTCACAGTGTTTTCACTCGTTTGTACTACCTTTGACTGGTCAGTTGCTTCGATGGGGGTTCTGGCCAATCTGGCGATTCTGGCTGTCCTTCTCGTTCAACTGCGGCAAGCTTGATGTTCCTGCTCGGTGGTCGTCCAAGTGCGATGAACTTCGACGAATTCACCGGCGAGATACAGCACCGACTCGAGTTTCCGGACACCGGCCGAACCGTTCGGTCGATCCGAGCAACGCTCATGACGCTCGGCGAGCGGATTCCCGAGGGCGCGGCCGAAGACCTCGCGGCGTCGCTGCCGATGGAAATCAAGTGGTACATGACCGGTGCGGTGCAAGATCACGGCCAGCGATTCGACTGGCAGGAGTTCATCTCGCGGGTCAGCGACCGCGAAGGTGATCGGACCGACCGTTCGGAAGCCGCCTATCACTCTCGGATCATCGTCGACTTCGTGGAATCGCAGGTGCCCACGTCGGACTTCCAGCAACTCCGCGATCAGTTGCCCGAGAGTGCGGACGACGAGAACTGGGCTAAACTGTTCGAAGTTGTCGACAGCGGCGGCTGGGGTGCTGCTCAGGAGGCCCAGACAGGTGGCGGACCACAGTCCGAGACCAACGAGTAAACACCTCGAGCGCCGGCATCACGTGTACCTACAGACGATGAAGACGCGATACGAAAGAACACAACCGAGCAAATCATACGGACCTTACTGTTCCCGTGATACAGCGTGCTCACTCTCGCTGTACAGTGGTACTACCAAATCTCTCATCACCTGTCGACCGTCACCTATCGAATCGACTCACGTCACTCGGTTTTGATCTCGATATCGCCGACTTGTGTTGTCTCGTGATACGTACAGATATAGACCACCATCTCCTCGGAGGCGACGACCGTCCGCCGGTCGATTGTCG
The nucleotide sequence above comes from Natronolimnobius baerhuensis. Encoded proteins:
- a CDS encoding fumarylacetoacetate hydrolase family protein, coding for MRLGQYSTTTAEQSWCGVPTDDDTIINLSEAGSEAGLEIPRSSSEFLATWQWQRKAELALEYAQETGTGVYDADDVTRHAPVDDPGKVVCVGLNYRDHAEEGDNPIPDEPVLFSKFPTTVNDPDGTISWDPDLTEKVDYEAELVVVIGEEARRVEPEDAFDHVAGYLVGNDVSARDLQHGDGQWVRGKSLDGFAPIGPELVTADEVEDPHDLEIWADVNGERLQESTTANFIFGIDELVSFCSQAFTLEPGDLLFTGTPPGVGVYREPPVLLEDGDSVTIGVEELGELTNDCAFE
- a CDS encoding DoxX family membrane protein — protein: MTAEPPTSEPPSLLGRALYSGVLAYMAVDGFKSNDKRVEVAESKGVPLPEIMVPAATALLLVANIGILLWKYPRASAIGLIVFFLGTTPKIHDFWNMEGKERNANKINFCKNLALIGGAIILLSEASSDE
- a CDS encoding TatD family hydrolase; protein product: MDSSYPTKRPTDATYVDDDFEPPTELLNLPWIDIHNHAHTLSWEDRERYALSGCEGMVMVSSGYHWTPYKPVRADDVRFLWDDAINRRAAIERNHFFEANLGLGVHTGVRIENPDELLEAMADYCALEEVVAIGETGVTPSQHVERWGLDEQRAIVETQMELADAHDLPVLLHTPNLSADTKRSYRPEVHTPGYEKNSGLGQKPVIEGDNPELEAVKIDVEAARDAGLDEEQVVASHADPNNTAYLMEETDCYLSFTIGHSWLVGVTAADVADAIDEYGPERIMIDTDCANVLRTDPFALKRAIFELYRYGIDPVDIRQVVVENPRDVFDFSA
- a CDS encoding pyridoxamine 5'-phosphate oxidase family protein, with product MNGLRWTTLAGNERTEFLGTGGTGVLSFATTSDEPPASLPVSYGYYNADECFYFRLSFPPGSSKEDLLENPVSFVTYSETADGWRSVIATGTLEELATAHPESVAVQGMWAVSIPTVDIFDRPRDEIEFHDFRLDPDQLTGRKSVPE
- a CDS encoding TetR/AcrR family transcriptional regulator — encoded protein: MTDSDDRAASQDTREAIMEATFRALRTHGYADLRMRDIGAEMDRTRQVIHYHFDGKYDLMSSFLEYIIEQYEGSVELDADADPRTELDARIDQCLFGPEFTEFTHWDRMKVYHELYTHAQNDGQHREIFDAHYDRIRASIVEVVEDGIEQGVFRDVDAERMGQLITDVIHAARGRRISLGHEDAPAEARTAIDEFILESLYAEPGG
- a CDS encoding CaiB/BaiF CoA transferase family protein, which produces MTDNKKILDGVTVLDLSTFVTGGFCSAMLANQGAEVIKIEQPGYGDAIRHSGPPFIDGESPYYWTVNYGKQSIELDLKNPQAKEALYDLASDADVFIQNFRPGTAERLGVGYDTIADHNDDIIYLAISAFGQTGPWSERSGYDLLIQGMSGIMSVTGEADRQPVKVGLPVTDLITSMWAGFGAMTALYRREQTGEGEYIDLGMLESTLPWLTKQAGQVFADREPKRMGTKDPVLAPYQTFETKDSYINICILNEKLWMELCEVLERPDLPADERFETNADRVDHLEELEAEIEATLEDKTTDEWIEIIAEEGGVPAGPVYSVEEALTNPQIESREAVTEIEHPELGTIPVIEHPLKFDGAESGFESAPPLLGEHNREVFRERGYSEAELDELEDAGAFGSSDEDDS
- a CDS encoding WD40/YVTN/BNR-like repeat-containing protein yields the protein MAVLIGTDDGLYRVEDVPFEDDDPEQVLDCGVVTAARTFDHTEGVFVASSSGAYRSRDGGKSWDDLEVPLGDRFWHAGESEVWSILATADGALYAGTNDPYIYRSVDDGETWSELKGFRELPSRGHWESPIDPHYARLRALEAVPGRPDRLIAGVEAGGIHLSNDGGQTWLDRRDTIIDDIHQILPISADVWLATTGYLDHNLENLGLGHAVGEGGLYRTTDAGDSWTRIDTGNDFSYIRRVFVHDGTVFFCGGEEAPPAWVNDEHETALFESTNFGRDFERVSYPGEPHEVIETWAVHDGDVLCGSGLFDVPDQRDDVTGRLMRRRDGEYETVGRIDANVSRLAVV
- a CDS encoding IclR family transcriptional regulator — encoded protein: MANQIGSTVKTTETSFEIVRTIRDRGGATIEDLSRQLGLSESTVHRHLVTLRNHNYVVQEGDQYQIGLGFLTMGGYAQRQVTAYPKIKEKVDELAAETGERAQFIVEEHGQRVYLYTDVGESAVQTGAHVGKRGAIHTSAAGKAILANLPDDRIDTIIAEHGLSEGTTDSISSRADLYDELETIREQGYAFNQQETTEGVNAVGAAVLDSDGTVIGSLSVSGPANRIKDDWLTEELLEQVLGAVNELELDIKHAV